In Algiphilus sp., the sequence CGCTGACCGGCGGCGTGTTCTATCTGGTGCATCACATCATCGTGATGAGCAACCTCTTCTTCATCGCCGGCGTCGTCTTCGGCGTCACCGGCTCGCATCGCATCGACAACATCGGCGGGCTGTGGAAGAGCCACACTTGGCTCGGCGTGCTGTTCCTGATCTGCGCGCTCTCGCTCTCGGGAATTCCGCCGCTGTCGGGCTTCTGGGCCAAGTTCATCATCATCAAGGCAGCGGTGGTGGTCGATGCCTGGGCGCTGGTGGCGGCCGCGCTGCTGGCGGGTGTGCTGACGCTCTACGCCATCCTGCGGGTATGGCTGTCCGTGTTCTGGGCCCCCGCGCCGCATCCTTCGTCGGCGCCGCCGCCGGCGGTGCCGCGCGCGATCGGCGCCGTCCTGGTGATTCTCACCATGGGCACCGTCGCGCTGGGGCTCGGCGGCGAGGCCCTGTGGTCGCTGGCCGACACCGCCGCCGGCCAGCTGCTCGACCGCGATGCCTACATCGAGGCCGTCCTCGGGGACCGCGCGCCATGACCGGTTTCGTCTTCAACGTCATGCTGATGCTGGCCTGGGCTGCAATCACCGGCCTGTTCTCGCTGGGCAATCTGGTGACGGGTTTCGTGCTCGGCTATCTCATCATCGCCTTCGCGCTGGGCAGCGAGGACAACTATCGCGCCTACGTCCGCAAGGTGCCGCTCAGCGTCGCCTTCGCCGGCTACTTCCTGAAGGAACTGCTGATGTCGAACCTGCGCGTCGCATACGACGTGCTGACGCCGACGCATCTGATGCGCCCGGCGGTCATCCGCATGCCGATGCGGGCGCGCTCGCCCGCCGAGATCACGATGCTGGCCAACCTGATCTCGCTGACGCCGGGTACGCTGAGCATGGAGATCGACGAGGAGGCCTTCGTCCTCTATGTGCACGTGATGTATCTCGACGGCGACGACGACACCCTGCGCGAGCTGCAGGATCTCGAGCGTCGCGTCCTGGAGCTGCTGCGATGAGCTGGATGGGCGAGGCCGTCTACATCGTGCTGGCGCTGGCGCTGGTGCTGGCGCTGCTGCGCCTGCTCGCAGGCCCTAGTCTGGCCGACCGGGTCGTGGCGCTGGAGCTGATCGCCTCGCTGACGGTGGGGCTCATCGCCGCCAATGCGGTGTTCGCCGACATGCCGGCCGCGCTCGATGTCGCGCTGGTGCTCGCCCTTACCGGATTTCTCGCCGCCATCGCCTTCTCGCGCTATCTCGAGCGCAGGGGAGAGGACTGATGCTGGAATTCATCGCGGAGCTGCTGCTGCTGGCGGGCGCGCTGTTCATGCTGATCGCCGCGCTCGGCGCATTGCGCATGCCGGACCTGCTGACGCGCATGCACGCCACCACCAAGTCGGGCGTCTTCGGCGCCGGCCTGATGCTCCTCGGCGTGGTGCTGCACTTCCTGGATGCGGGCGTGACCGCGCGTGTGCTGGCCATCATCGGCTTCATCACCCTGACCTCGCCGGTGGCCGCGCACGCCATCGGCCGTGCCGGCTACTACACCGGCTCGCCGATGTGGGAGGGCACCCTCAAGGACGACCTGCACCGTGATCGCGAGGCGGCGCGGGACGCGCGCGAGCGGACGAACGAAGAGCCCTGAGCTGCGGCGCGGTCAGGACGCCGCGCGCTCCGCCGCCATTGCGCGGATGCGCTCCACCATCGCGTAGAAGCCGTTGCGGCGGTTCGCGGTGATCTGGTTCTCCAGGCCGAGGCGCCCGAAGATGTCGCCGATGTCGAGGGCGCGCACCTCGTCCGGACTGCGCTCGGACATCAGCATGCGCAGCAGTGCGATCAGGCCGCGCACGATGTGCGCATCGGAATCGCCGCGGAACACCAGCTTCCCGGGGTCGTCGTCCGCCACCAGCCAGACTTGCGACATGCAGCCGCGCACGCGATTGGCCTCGGTGCGCTCGTCGTCGGTCAGCGGCGGCATCTCGCGCCCCAGTTCGATGATGTAGGCGTAGCGCTCTTCCCAGCTGCCCAGCATCTCGAAGTTGTCGATCAGTTCTTCCGGATCCATGGTCAACATGCTACTGATCTTTTCGGAGGTAGTGCCGTGACTCAGAGCGTCGGCGCGGCCCGCCTGCCAGGCACGCGACTGCCGGCGTTGCACGTCGCTCATGCAGTCCGACTACACCGCGCGCCTTGCTAGTCGAGCGCTTGAAACCGCTGAGCATGACATTGCCTCCGAAAGGGTCAGTGAACCACTGCGGGAGTGGGACAGCACGGATGGCTATACTGCGCGCCCAGTTTTTCCCGGCCCGACCATGTCCCGCCCATCCGGACGCAGCCCCGACGCGCTGCGCGACATCACCTTCGAGCGCGGCTTCACCATGCACGCCGAGGGATCCGTGCTGGTGAGCTTCGGCGCCACCCGCGTGCTCTGCACCGCCAGCGTCGAGGAGCGCGTGCCCCCCTGGAAGAAGGCCGCCGGTGGCGGCTGGGTGACCGCCGAGTACGGCATGCTGCCGCGCGCCACTGGCGATCGCACCCGCCGCGAGGCCGCCACCGGCAAGCAGTCCGGCCGCACCCAGGAGATCCAGCGCCTCATCGGCCGGAGCCTTCGCGCCTGCGTCGATCTCGACGCGCTGGGTGCGCGCACCGTCACGCTGGACTGCGATGTCCTGCAGGCCGACGGCGGCACGCGCACGGCCGCCATCACCGGCAGCTTCGTGGCGCTGGTGGATGCCGTCCGCAAGCTCCGGCAGCGCGGTCTGGTGCGGCGCGACCCGGTCATCGGCCAGGTCGCGGCCGTCTCGGTGGGCATCTACAAGGGCGTGCCGGTGCTCGATCTCGACTACGCCGAGGACTCCGAGGCGGAGACCGACATGAACGTGGTCATGAACGACGCCGGCCAGTTCATCGAGGTGCAGGGCACCGCCGAAGGGCATGCTTTCCGCCGCGACGAGCTCGACGCGCTGCTCGATCTCGCCGCGAGCGGTGTCGGGCAGCTCACCCGCGCCCAGAGCGAGGCGCTGGAGGCGGCGTGACGCGCCTGGTGCTGGCGAGCCGCAACGCCGGCAAGCTCGAGGAGCTGCGCGCGCTGCTCGCGCCGCTGGGCAGGACGCCCGCGCTGCTGTCCGAGTTCAGCGATGGCGCCGCCGAGGAGACGGCGCCGAGCTTCGTGGAGAACGCCATCGCCAAGGCGCGCTTCGCGGCCGCCGCTTCGGGTCTGCCGGCGCTGGCCGACGATTCCGGACTGGAGGTGGCGGCGCTCGACGGTGCCCCGGGCGTGCGCTCGGCACGCTACGCCGGCGAGGACGCCGACGACGCCGCCAACAACCGCAGGCTGCTCGCGGCGCTGGACGGTGTGCCGATCGAGCGCCGGGCCGCGCGCTTCGTCTGCGTGGTGGCCCTGCTGCGCCATCCCGAAGACCCCGTCCCGATCATCGCGCAGGGGTTCTGGAGTGGCCGCATCCTGGACGCACCCCGCGGTGACGGCGGTTTCGGCTACGACCCGCTGTTCCATGTGCCGGAGCGCGACTGCGCGGCGGCCGAGCTGTCGGCCGCCGACAAGCGGCAGCTCAGCCATCGCGGCCGGGCGCTGCGGGCGCTCGCCGAGCGACTGCGCGACGAGGGGGCCGGCATCGCGCCATGACCCCGGCACTGCCGCCACTGGCGCTGTACGTGCACCTGCCGTGGTGCGTGCAGAAGTGCCCGTACTGCGACTTCAATTCGCATCCGCTGCACGACGCCCTGCCCGCCGACGCCTACGGCGCCGCACTGCTGCGCGATCTCGACTGGGAATGGACCACCGGTGACGCGGATATCTGGCGGGGGCGCGAGCTGGTCTCGGTGTTCTTCGGCGGCGGCACGCCCAGCCTGTTCCCGCCGGAGACCATCGCCGCGGTCCTGGAGGCCGCCGACAGCCGCTTCGGTCTCGCCGCCGACTGCGAGATCACGCTCGAGGCCAATCCCGGGACGGTGGATGCCGAGCACTTCCGCGGCTACCGCGCCGCCGGCGTCAACCGGCTCTCGCTGGGCGTGCAGAGCTTCGACGACGCGACTCTCGGACGGCTCGGCCGCGTCCACGACGGCGCCGCAGCGCGCGCGGCCTTCGAGACGGCGCGGGCCGCGGGCTTCGACAACGTCAATCTCGACCTCATGTTCGCGCTGCCCGGTCAGGACATGGCCGGTGCGCTGGCCGATGTCGACGCCGCGCTCGCGCTCGCCCCCGAGCACATCTCGTACTACCACCTGACGCTGGAGCCGAACACCGCCTTCGCGGCGGCGCCGCCGGTGCTGCCGGACGAGGACACCGCGGCCGCCATGCTCGATGCCGGCGGCGAGCGCCTGACCGCGGGCGGCTACGCGGCCTACGAGACCTCGGCCTGGGCGCGACCCGGCCGGCAGTGTCATCACAACCGCCACTACTGGTGCTTCGGCGACTACATCGGCATCGGCGCCGGCGCGCACGGCAAGATCAGCAGCACGACCGACGAGGGTCTGGCCGTGGAGCGTCGCGTGCGGCAGCGCCATCCGCGCCGCTACATGCCCGCCGCCGGCAGCGCCGCCGTGCTGCAGGACCGATCCGAGGTGGCGCGCGAAGCGCGGGCATTCGAGTTCGCGATGAACGCGCTGCGGCTGCACGACGGATTCGCCTGGCCGGAACTCGAAGCGCGCACGGCGCTGCGTCGCGAGGAGGTCGCGCCGGTGATAGCGCGCGCGCAGCGGCAGGGGCTGCTCGAGGTCGACGACGCCGGTGCCCGGCCGACCGCGCTCGGTCGCGCCCATCTCAACACCCTGCTCGGATACTTCCTCTGAGTCATGCTCGAAGAGACCCTGGTGACCTGCCCGAGCTGCTGGGAGACGATCTCCCTGACCATCGACCTGTCCGCGGGCGATGCCGCCTATACCGAGGATTGCTCGGTGTGCTGCCGGCCGATGGTGGTGCGGGTGACGGTCGCGGAAACCGGCGAGTGGGACGTGGCGGTGGATGCGGAGAACGACTGATCTCCGGCGCCGGGCGCCACCCGCGCGCCGTCGATGCGCGCGCACTGGCAATCCGGGCGCGCTTTCCAATATACTCCGCGCCCTTTATTGAACCCCCGGATTTTCGCGATGAAGGCCGATATCCACCCCACCTACGCGCCGGTCAAGGTGACCTGCAGCTGCGGCAACACCTTCGACACGCAGTCCACGCTCGGCAAGTCCGAGCTGCACGTCGAAGTCTGCTCGAGCTGCCACCCGTTCTATACCGGCAAGCAGAAGCTCCTCGACTCCGGCGGGCGCGTTGATCGCTTCCGCAAGCGCTACGGCGGCTAGCGACACTGTGTCTTCCGCGACCGCCGCTGTGCGCGCGGTCGCGGCACCGCTGCGCCCGCGCGGCGGACCCCAGTGCGCCGCATCGCGGCGCTTCCGGTAGAACCAGTTCCGACGGCCTCCGATGTCCGACGCTTTCAAGCAGGCAGCGCTTGACTATCACGCCAAGCCCCGGCCCGGGAAGCTGGCGATCGCGATCACCAAGCCCTTCACCACGCCCGAGGAGCTGTCGCTGGCCTACTCGCCGGGCGTGGCCGAGCCGGTGGTCGAGATCCAGAACGACCCCGAGCAGGCGTTCCGCTACACCTCGCGCGGCAATCTTGTCGGCGTGATCACCAACGGCACTGCCGTGCTGGGTCTCGGCCGCACCGGCGCGCTGGCCGGCAAGCCGGTGATGGAGGGCAAGGCGGTCCTGTTCAAGAAGTTCGCCGATGTCGACGTGTTCGACATCGAGGTCGACGCCAGCGACCCGGACGCCTTCATCGAGACGGTGGCGCGCATCGCGCCCACCTTCGGTGGCATCAATCTCGAGGACATCGCGGCGCCGGACTGCTTCCGCATCGAGCAGGCGCTGATCGAGCGCCTCGACATTCCGGTCTTCCACGACGATCAGCACGGCACCGCCATCATCGTGGCCGCGGGCCTGGTCAATGCGCTGCGTCTGCAGGAGAAGCGCATCAAGGACATCCGCATCGTCTGCCTCGGTGCCGGCGCGGCGGGGGTTGCCAGCATGAACCTGCTGGCGGCGATGGGGGCATCGCGACAGAACATGCTGATGGTCGATCGC encodes:
- the mnhG gene encoding monovalent cation/H(+) antiporter subunit G — translated: MLEFIAELLLLAGALFMLIAALGALRMPDLLTRMHATTKSGVFGAGLMLLGVVLHFLDAGVTARVLAIIGFITLTSPVAAHAIGRAGYYTGSPMWEGTLKDDLHRDREAARDARERTNEEP
- a CDS encoding Na+/H+ antiporter subunit E translates to MTGFVFNVMLMLAWAAITGLFSLGNLVTGFVLGYLIIAFALGSEDNYRAYVRKVPLSVAFAGYFLKELLMSNLRVAYDVLTPTHLMRPAVIRMPMRARSPAEITMLANLISLTPGTLSMEIDEEAFVLYVHVMYLDGDDDTLRELQDLERRVLELLR
- a CDS encoding monovalent cation/H+ antiporter complex subunit F; translation: MGEAVYIVLALALVLALLRLLAGPSLADRVVALELIASLTVGLIAANAVFADMPAALDVALVLALTGFLAAIAFSRYLERRGED
- the rpmE gene encoding 50S ribosomal protein L31 encodes the protein MKADIHPTYAPVKVTCSCGNTFDTQSTLGKSELHVEVCSSCHPFYTGKQKLLDSGGRVDRFRKRYGG
- a CDS encoding malic enzyme-like NAD(P)-binding protein, whose product is MSDAFKQAALDYHAKPRPGKLAIAITKPFTTPEELSLAYSPGVAEPVVEIQNDPEQAFRYTSRGNLVGVITNGTAVLGLGRTGALAGKPVMEGKAVLFKKFADVDVFDIEVDASDPDAFIETVARIAPTFGGINLEDIAAPDCFRIEQALIERLDIPVFHDDQHGTAIIVAAGLVNALRLQEKRIKDIRIVCLGAGAAGVASMNLLAAMGASRQNMLMVDRAGVIHSGRENLPPEKQSFAVDTDRRTLADALDGADVFIGVSGPRLVSVEMLKSMAPKPIVFALSNPVPEIMPSEALAARDDVIMATGRSDFPNQVNNVLGFPYIFRGALDVRARRINTEMQIAAVHALCALTHEPAPRVVMEAYRQTSLSFGPEYIIPKPLDPRLIEFVPPAVAAAAVDSGVARAPYPAHYPARPDV
- the rph gene encoding ribonuclease PH — protein: MSRPSGRSPDALRDITFERGFTMHAEGSVLVSFGATRVLCTASVEERVPPWKKAAGGGWVTAEYGMLPRATGDRTRREAATGKQSGRTQEIQRLIGRSLRACVDLDALGARTVTLDCDVLQADGGTRTAAITGSFVALVDAVRKLRQRGLVRRDPVIGQVAAVSVGIYKGVPVLDLDYAEDSEAETDMNVVMNDAGQFIEVQGTAEGHAFRRDELDALLDLAASGVGQLTRAQSEALEAA
- a CDS encoding CPXCG motif-containing cysteine-rich protein; translation: MLEETLVTCPSCWETISLTIDLSAGDAAYTEDCSVCCRPMVVRVTVAETGEWDVAVDAEND
- the hemW gene encoding radical SAM family heme chaperone HemW — encoded protein: MTPALPPLALYVHLPWCVQKCPYCDFNSHPLHDALPADAYGAALLRDLDWEWTTGDADIWRGRELVSVFFGGGTPSLFPPETIAAVLEAADSRFGLAADCEITLEANPGTVDAEHFRGYRAAGVNRLSLGVQSFDDATLGRLGRVHDGAAARAAFETARAAGFDNVNLDLMFALPGQDMAGALADVDAALALAPEHISYYHLTLEPNTAFAAAPPVLPDEDTAAAMLDAGGERLTAGGYAAYETSAWARPGRQCHHNRHYWCFGDYIGIGAGAHGKISSTTDEGLAVERRVRQRHPRRYMPAAGSAAVLQDRSEVAREARAFEFAMNALRLHDGFAWPELEARTALRREEVAPVIARAQRQGLLEVDDAGARPTALGRAHLNTLLGYFL
- the rdgB gene encoding RdgB/HAM1 family non-canonical purine NTP pyrophosphatase; its protein translation is MTRLVLASRNAGKLEELRALLAPLGRTPALLSEFSDGAAEETAPSFVENAIAKARFAAAASGLPALADDSGLEVAALDGAPGVRSARYAGEDADDAANNRRLLAALDGVPIERRAARFVCVVALLRHPEDPVPIIAQGFWSGRILDAPRGDGGFGYDPLFHVPERDCAAAELSAADKRQLSHRGRALRALAERLRDEGAGIAP
- a CDS encoding SufE family protein, producing the protein MDPEELIDNFEMLGSWEERYAYIIELGREMPPLTDDERTEANRVRGCMSQVWLVADDDPGKLVFRGDSDAHIVRGLIALLRMLMSERSPDEVRALDIGDIFGRLGLENQITANRRNGFYAMVERIRAMAAERAAS